The genomic region TGTGTGAAACACCTTCTAAGTATCCAAAACAAGGTTAGACATTTGCAATCATAAACCATTTTATCAAAATTATTATTAgtaatataatataaaaaagcatgtaatcacaagttcaaaataatGCTGAAAATGTCCGATGAAACCGCTAAAGCGACTTTGACATTTTTGATCAAGAGACCCAAAAGCTACTAAATACAACAGCTCAAATGCTCTTGCAACAACAACCTAACATGTTTACACCATCAATTCTACATAACCTCTGTCATTGTACtcttatttttgaaataaaattgTCTATAAAAAACTTAAAAGAAGGATTGCAAATTTACACAATATCACGAACTTTTGTACCAACCGCTATTTTACAAGAATCAATTCTGAAAATACATTTTAACATGTAATTAAATTTGTACTACAATCATACAAATATACTACTAATTTTATGAATAACAACAATATACTTATCACATATAGAAGTCCATATCACCACAATGATTTAAAATAAAGAAGATCACcaagaagaataagaagaagaggaacaacaacaacaacaacttaGTGCTGAGCGAAGGCTAATCATAACATCATCAGATGATGAAACATATATCAAAGGGAATTCTAAAAATAATAATAGCAACAATGATCTTCATATATTATCCTGTGACGACGAGTCACTTCTCATACACAAATTAAAGAGTCGAAAATCTATTAAAGCAAAACAAAGAAACAACAAAATCTCATCCAagaaaaaaataacaaaaaccataaaaattgATTCCAATTTTGAAGATTCCTTTTAtgttttaaaatttaatttcatGTTTCGCCTTCATTTCCATTATTTATAAATGTATTAGTTTTCAATTAAAATTAGACTATTTTCTTTTGTTATGATAATCTTATTATCTATATTATAGAGtttttataataaataatatCTACCATAAATAAAGTATTATTTTATTTCAACAACTTCTATTTACTACCCGCACGGTCTTCTAAACCACCGGTGCATCACGCGGGTCCTATTCTAGTAACTATTATTTCATATACATCATGGTACAAAGTTATTTGGACTACAAGACCAAATCAGATTATTGAGCAAGATTTGATAAGTACTAGTCAGCAAATTGGAATTCATTTATCAACAAATTTTTTTCTTCCATTTGAACTAATTTCAATAATTATTTTAGTTTCTTTGATATGTGCAATTGTCGTAGCTCTCGAGTAAGAAATCTTTATAGAACTAATAATAGAAATCAAGATTTTGTCTGAAGCTAATAATCAATGGAAAGAACCCTAATCTTACTATAGTCTTAAACTTTGAGGAATTTTTGATTCAGTACCTTGAAACAAAAAACcagaaaaaaaaaagaaaaattattttgTAGTACTTGATCTCGTCACTAATCGTCACTTATTTTTAATTATATAAGAATATGTGGAGCTCCACATGTCTGGAAGCACATGAGAATGTTCTTTTTCTGATATTATTACCAATATTAGATATTAGGTTAGCCATAGCATTACTATACCCTCCATATTCATCCAACGATAAACCTAATCTGAATTACAGAACTATGACACAATCAAACACAAATGAACAAAATGTTGAATTCAATCGTATCAGTCTCTACTGGGTTTATTACTCATTTTTGTACTTTCTTTTTATTCTCAATTTATTTCTTCAATTAATTCATCAATTAatattgatatatatatatatatatatatatatatatatatactagGAATTCTCTTATCCTATTCGGAAGGATATCATTTCATAATTATATATATGATTGTTTAGGTCTCTAGTATGAATAACTACTTGATCAAATATGGAGGAAAGTAGGATAAATGGCCAATACTACTGGAAGAATTCCTCTTTGGATAGTAGGTACTATAACCGCTATTATTGTGATTGGTTTAACTGGTATTTTCTTTTAAGGTTCATATTCCGGATTGGGATCATCCCTCTAATAATGAGATGAATTTCTTTTTCAAAATGAAAGCATAAGAACTCTACAGTGATCCACTCTTTCTTTGATGAATTCGAGTGGGTCCCGTTGAGTTTTTAATAATCAGAATATTTTTGAAAGTGAGTCAATACATAACTTTATTCTATGTTTCAAAAAATTCCATTTCCTTTTTTAGGATGTGAATGAAAATATAATCTTAATAGAAATATATTTCTAATATAGACTCATGattcaattctttttttttaaagttaattaagAAACTTGTATTTGGTGAATTCAATTCCCACTCTTTTTTATTTGGTCATTCCTTCACTACGTATCTATTTTGACATAAACAATAAAGAATCACTCTAGGAAAAGATAAATTATCCCTCCTAGAATTCTGTTTTCCCCTTTTCTATTTCTATTTTACTTAATATATTGTACCTAAATGTTAATAGCACATAATAAAATGTTACGCAAACAAAATATTTTACttttataaataatttaataaaGATGGATATTAACATTATTATAAACATTTATATCATTTAAGAAAAACTCATGAAATAATGACAATAAATATAATAGACTATTTTTTAAATCATTAAAGAAAACGGATGAATTAATGGACCTGAGTTACACATTTTGGTGAATATAATAATAAAACTTTATAATGGTCTAAGATTTATTATCACTCACAACTTATACCATTTAAAACGGATTGATATGGTTGTTTACTTACATATTAAGTAATTGActaatttaattttatcataATTAAGAATTAATattcatttattattattacaaGCATGTTTTACAtgtttaataattaattttattataattaaCCGTTCATTGGATTCCAATTGCATTATAATTTGCAATTTATAATCAATATACATGGTTTACTTATATATTCTTATTATTactattactattattattaatATTCATATCAACTTTTTTAAATATAACATGGGAAACAATCAatataaaaaaatcattttgtacaaaattttattcatatttataaataattatatttattCTTTTTATAATCAAATCTTGTGCCTTCAGCAACTACTCCTGCAACTCTCTGAGCATAACATTCCTCTCAGCAGTCAACTTGTTGACTTCATCTACTACCGAAAATGGAGTATCCCCTCTTACTAACATTGGTGGGGTTCTTCCATATAAGACTTCAAAAGGAGTGGCATTCAAGGATGCATGGTAATTGGTATTGTACTAAACTGCCCAAGCCAACCATTTTGGCCACTATTTTGGTTTAAGCTCAGTCGCACATCTCAAATAAGTCTCTAAACACCTATTGCCACCTCAATTTTCCCATCTGACTGAGGACGGTAAGCACTATTGTACTTCAATCCATTACCTGCCTGTTTAAACAATTAAGACCAGAAATTACTTTAAAAAAACCTTATCTCTATCAGAGACTATGGAGATAGGGAAACCATGTAGCCTGACCACTTATTTTATGAATAAGTCAGTAATGTTCTTAGCAGTATAAGGATGGCTCATATGAAGGAAATGAGCATATTTTGTCAATCTATCCACCACTATCATCACAATATCCACTCCATACACCTTAGGCAACCCTCACACATGAAGTCCATAGAAATGTTACTCCATGTCTGTGTTGGTATACGCAAATGTTGTAGCAATCCTCCATGGCTCAAGGTTTGATACTTATTCCTTTGACACACTTCACAAGCCTGCACATACTCTTATATCCTCTTTCTCATACCCTCCCAATACACCACACTAGAATTTTTTTTGTAAGTCCTTAGGTATCCTGAGTTCCCTTCCACAACAGTATCATGGAACTCATGTAAGATCCAAGCAAATCTGGGTGATTGCTTTGGAACCACTATTCTGCCTTCATGATACAACCTACCACCTTTGAGCTGAAAACCAGTTTGGCTACTAGGATCTGCTAGCAGGACCTGCACTATAGCCTTTAATTTTTCATCACCTTGTACTTCTTCCTCCCATCCTTATCTCTCCTAGGGAATTGAGACTTAAATCATGCATACTGACAAGGGAACATTCCCTGATTCTCTCTCTTCTGCCACCTCTCCCATGTGCTGCTAACATAATTAATTTTGAGTGGGAGTGGAATTATTCCCCAACTCTCTCTTCCTATGTGTCCTCCTATACACCTTGCTATATCTATCACATTGAAATTGATCCTTCTAGCAAGCTAGATCACTAAAAGAGATCACTGAAATTGATAGTACAGATTCTACGAGCTAACCAAGTATTATTGGACAACAATTTAAACTACTTAGGTTTTTcaatgcaaaaaaaaaattgaagtatataaaaaaaaatcttgGTCATATCAATAAGGTCATGATATTTCTATTTCTTTGTCTTTTTTTATTACATATAATGGATCTGTCTAAACCGCTGCATGATTTCCTTATAGTCTTTGTGGGATCAGGTCTTATATTAGAAAGTTTAGGAGTAGTATTACATACCAACCCCATTTTTTCTGCTTTTTGTTGGGACTGGTTCTGGTTTATATATTTTAGCAAACTCGCATGTTGTAGCTGTGCCATAGCTACTTATTTACGTGGGAGCTACTAACATTTTAATCATATTTGCTGTGATGTTCATGAATAGTTCTGAATATTAACAAGATTTAAATCTTTGGACCGTAGGGGATGGAATGACTTTGATCGTTTGTATAAGTATTTTAGTTTCACTAatctatttatatatattaaatctAATGCTTCAAATAATTTTGCGACAGTTAACACTGAATTCCTAAAAAATAGTCCACATCATCCTATTAGCTTATGTGTATACCTTCTACTAAACCACTAATCAAAACACCATTATCTTCCAACACCCATTCTTTGACTCTTTCTCtatctatttatatatattaaatttaaTGCTTCAAATAATTTTGCAACACTTAACACTGACTTCCTAAAAAATAGTCCACATCATCCTATTAGCTTATGTGAATACCTTTTACTAAACCACTAATCAAAACACCATTATCTTTCAACACCCATTCTTTGACTCTTTTTCTACCCAAACCCCTTTTTCACTTTCCCTAATTCTCCAATACCACATTATAATGAATATTGAATCATAATTTATTAACTAAAATAAGAACTCGCTTTTAAGTATTTTTAAAGTCATTGACTCATTGTTTTTAGTTGGTATGATGAATcataatttatttaatttgtaTTATAAATATTATAGGAAAATATAGTTTTATACATTTTTTGGTCAATATTATTTTTGtacaaataataaatatactatttttACTTTActcaattttaaaaaaatatacataTAAGATTTTTATCTCAAATATTAATAGCATTACAAAGGAGCATAACAAAAAATTACCAAAGTACAACATTTACttatatattaatattattatgaatattcatataatttttttaatataacATAGGATACAATCaatatgaaaataaataaaagcggtcatttttatatattattttattcatgttaatagttaattatatttattatttttaataatataattaattttatttaaattagAAATAATAAACATAGATATaaaattttatattattataagaactaaattataaatagtaaacatatatattatattatattcAACAAAAACTGAACATTTTATATTATTATGAGAATTAAATTTTACACCTTTACAATTAGAGGCATAGGAAATATGTACAATGTATTATATATATTAATCACTGTCTCTAACATTAATAGAATTACACGGTATAAAAAAGTTACTAAGATAAATATTCAATAAAAACAAATATTAGTCTCGAAATTATTCATAATTAATAGTTATTAAATTGATCTATCACAATTTAATTTAAatcaacaaaatttaaattttaatctataataaaaaaagttaattttagtcttttaaaaaaataaattttatttgaCACTAATAATAGAAGAAGGGAAACTATTTTAAAGACAAAACGTCATAAATCACTGTAAAAAGTTATTCAAAACATTAATGTCATAAAATTTAATGTCATCATTAAAAAAACTGAATGCTGATAgaatatttataaaaaattatatgTAAAGTTGTTCCCAATTAAATGCAGTAAtgaatataaaaaatatttaaattttttattattaccATTACAACTAAAAATTGAAAAACTAATTGACGTCTATTACATTTTACTTTTGACTAATCATCtgtaatttaatttaatttttaatttttattcacATCAAATTTACAACTATTTATTTCCTAATGACAATATAAAATTATAACATTCATATGTGAACTAAATTGAAATATTTATTAACaataaaaatttaataaaaaatttaatcAAATTATAATAAAACAATTTCTCTACATTTTCATTTAACcattaatattattatttatcaaaaaagtataaataatgaatataatgtcattttaaaaattaaataatgaaTATCATAAATAACTAAAAAAAATATAATTCACGTTATTATTCTTAActgaatgatgcatatgaataATAAATATATTACTTTATTTCTAAATATTAACAAAATTAATAcatataaaattttattttaaatattaatagCACATAATAAAATGTTACacaaacaaaatattttatttttgtaaataattTAATAAAGATGGATATTAACATTATTATAAACATTTATATCATTTAAAAAAAACTCATGAAATAAGGACAATAAATATAAGAGACTATTTTTTAAATCATGAAAGAAAATTGATGAATTGATGGACCTGAGTTACACATTTTGGtgaatataataataaaattttataatGGTTTAAGATTTATTATCACTCACAACTCATACCGTTTAAAACGGATTGATATGGTTGTTTACTTACATATATTAAGTAATTGActaatttaattttatcataATTAAGAGTTAATATTCATTTAATATTATGACAACCATATTTTACACgtttaataattatttttatgatAATTAACGGTTCATTGGATTCCAATTACATTATAATTTGCAATTTATAATCAATATACATGGTTTacttatattattattattattaatattattattttataaatattcatatcaattttttttaaatataacaTAGGAAATAATCAATATAAAAAAGatcattttgtacaaaatttTATTCATATTTACAAATAATTATATTTATTCTTTTTATAATCAAAATAATATTCTTCATATTGTTGGTAAATTACAAATAATAAACGTAGATATTAGATGACTATAAtcaatatttattaaaaataatgcatcaCCATGTAGCATATATTATACTATATGAAGGCCATTAATTAAagtattaaaataaaattcatttgAATCATAAAAAATTAATCTAGTCTATCAAAAAAAATGTTTATTTATGATACTAATAAATAAACTGAATCTTGATAAAATATTTACAATAAACTacaattaattttttttcttttttggaGAACCACTAATATATTTAAAGTTGTTCACAAATTAAATTCAATAAtgaaaataataaatatttaatttttttgttatTACTCTAAATTTAAAATTACATATtaataaaatttatatatatatatatatatatatatatatatatatatatatatatatatatatataattttaataaaatatattaaatatcTAATTTAAGTAAAATATATAATTCACACTCTTGCACTATAAattgtgaaaattttgaaaatgattttaCAAGGGCAATGTCGTCTTTTCATACGTGATGGAGGGTGTCAGGTCTAAGTGAGGGAGTGTCGAATTAAATGCTTCAAAAAAATACAAGCTCTAATTTTAAAGCTTTAACTCTATGATTTTTCGAGCCAGACAGAGTGATCCTTATGAGCTAGTCATTTTAACAGCTCTAAATGTACGGCTCAAAACCATACTATTctattttaatatattatattaaatgaattatcatttaaaaaattaaaacatGTAATGCAGGTACTAGGAGACCATAACATGATTTAactattaaaaaaaattgaaatatgGTATAACAAATAAATGGCTTTACCTGATGAACTATAACCActtaatttataaaaaaatgaaaacaaatcaTTCTAACTATACAAAATATTAATTAATCCAAAACTTTGTATCGTCGATCGATCTTTTACAAATTTTCAGTACCAGTTTTCACTTCATGACATTTTCTCATAACGCGTTTTCTTCCAACCAAATATTGTTGCACAATAAGCACAGAAGATTGCGTACCAAAGCTAGTTGAAGCCAATATGTCACCTATAACACCAAGTTCAGGATGGTCGCACCATTCCAACAACCTCGAAAAAATCACCGAGTTCTTACCGCTTCCTTGTCCAACAATGTACAAATCATATCCAGGTTTATCAATATCGTTAAGAAGCGTTGGAATCTCTTCGCCCGTATTCGAATGGACTTCCTTCTCTGAGTAAAGAATTGAATCGTTATTGTTCACTGCTTTGTGCCTAAAGGAAATTATACACTCTTCATCCAACTCTTTTTGCATCACATTGTCTATAACCGTCGACAACATTCCATGACGAGACTTGCTTTTTTCCATTTTTAGTTTTGTTTCTTCTGCAGCCTTACCTAACAGATTGATCCTCACAACATGTAATTGTGTTCCTGGATGCCCCGCCATTCTCCATGCAATAGACAAGGCTTCACGGTCGTCAGGTCCACCGATGAAAATCATTATAATGCGTAATTTTATTTCTAACAACGATCCTAAACCGCGATCCACAAAGATCCCTACCGAACAAGGTGCTTTTTGTAGAACATTTTTGTTTATCTCACAATGTTCATTGTGGATTATTTCTGGAGCATCTTCTATTGTTGAGTAGTCTTTGTGAAAGGGAAGGAGAATTAGGCTGGCGCGTTTCTCTTCGGCAACATTGTAAATGTCCTCATGGATAGTTGTGTAGGACGAGACAACACTTGATATGTCAAACCTAATCGCATTGTATTGTTCTACGAGTTTTTCAAATGCATTAGTTATGCTCTCAAACTCTAATTGTGATCCATAGTTGGTTGCTTCTGCGCCACCAATCGTGCTGTTTGAATTATCCATTTGTGAAACAAGAATAGCTGTGCCATGTCTAGTGAGTTGAACTAAGTGAGCTACTGATACATGTATAGGTGAAAGTCTAGTAGCATTTGTGGCTTCAATGACATGGATCATGTTATTGGCATGTTTAGCATTGTGGACACAAGCGACGATTCGAAGCTCCACATCGAACCTCAGTTTTTGCACGGTCCTTAATTGCGATTGCATGAATCGGAATTTTGGTTTGTATATTGCATTGATCAAGGGAGAAACCATTACAGTCATTACTATAATAGCAAGCATCATAACCATGAAAGTATATGGATCCAAAATCTgtaaagaaaaaagaaaaaaaagtaagTTGGTTAAAAGGCTGTTTGATTTAAATCATGCAATAATAGAAAAATGGTAGTTTAAAATTACCCTTTTGTCCCAAGCAATATTCAGTAGTATGACAGCCATGATACCCTTGGTGTTGAGAAGCAATCCAATGGCAACTCCATCTCGGGCAGGCATACCGAAGAAGAAAGTGACAATCACAGAGCTCAAAACTTTAGGTATGCATAACAAAAGCATAACCAAAAACATTAAACCCGCATTCTTTTGCTTCAAAAGGAAAGGCAAGTTGAGTCTAAAACCAAATCCAGCAAAGTAAACAGGACACAGAATCTCAGAAACAAAATCGGCCGACAATTCCAAAACCACATCAGCAAACTTTCCATGAGGCAAAATTAATCCAAACACAAAAGCTCCAACAATAGGATGTGTACCGAGAGAATCCGTAATGTACGAACAAATACACACTCCCGTCAACACGTCCAACAGGTGTGATTTTCGCCACGTGTTCATACTTGTTCTGTGTTCAATGATTGGAGTAAGGATAGGTCTCACCACAGCAAAGCAAAAAACTATGAACATCAAAGTAGAGATTACTGAGAGATAAGGCTTTCCACCTCTAGTCGAATAAGGAATCAACAAGGTAAACATAACCCAACCATATGCATCGGTTAACATAGCTGCTGTCAATGCATCTTTTCCAAGCTTTGTATATAAAAGTTTAAGATTAGCTAAGATTCTTGCAAGGACAGGGAAACCTGTTACAGAAAGTGCTAAACACCAGAATAAATATGCTTCGCCTTGATTTTCTTTTGGTGTTTGTGCGAAAACATCATTTTTATCTATAAGTTTTTGTTGTAGAGCTAGAAATCCAACACCAAATAACATTGGCGTCACAATGCCGGCAATTGCTATGCTTGTACCTTTCTTCCTTGATCTTAAGATGGTGTCTGAATTCATTTCTAAACCACTTAGGAACACATAGTACATTATTCCTAAGTTTGCAAAGGTTTCAACGGCTAGGATTCCATATTGACTATAAAACAAGGAAAATACCCATTCAAAATTTCCCAAGAGACTTGGACTCAGAGTAAAACCAGCCTGCATTATATAAAATTCAGgaattattatatttttttatctCTCATTTATGAAACGCAGTCTTAATGTATGAACTTTTATATGTTTTTATGGAAGTCTTAATGTATGAACTTTTATATGTTTTTATGGCAGTCTTAATGTATAAACTTTTATATGTTTTTATGTTGAAAATTCAATGTGACTAACTATCATGtgtattgatgattcaaattTACTGgcaaaagaaagaaagaaatataTGATGAATGAATACTTACCAACACCTGCGCAATAATGAGGGGCACATGAAGGGGCTTAAGGACGAAGTAGAAAAGCCGAGAAACCAAAATATCATAAGCAATTTGGAGACACAAAAGAGGAACATGTTTTATCATAATATCATCAGCCATCCAGATATTGTTTGAAGGACTAAATGATACATTATAACATGCATAATTTGCCATCTCCATCTTTTCTTTTACTGTTATTTCTTCTCTTGATTAGTTTCTTATGTTAATGTATTTTTTTTCTTCTCATTTAAATACTATGTTTTTTCTTTTACGTGAATAACATGCAAGTTATGATGAACAATGATGTATTAGAGCTGGCAAATGCAGTTTACATTGTTTGTTGCTACTATTTTACAGAATGCTCTATTTTTCATGATCTATGCTGACATTATGGTTGCTTTTTGATGATAGTTTTTTTGTGTAATAAACATTACGTATATCCGCTTCCGCCATACACTAAATTTAGACATTGAACCTCTATTAGTTACTTAAAACAAATTCAAATGGATGAAAACTAACTGATGACGATATCAGAATGTTCGTTACCGCTTTCCGAATGTCTTCTTTTATTTCTGAAAATattaaatttgtttttaaaattgtttaAAAAAACTAATGTGACATTAAGTCAGATAAATAAAAGTATAAAAAAAACTAATGAGACATTAAGTCAGATAAATAGAATTATAAAAGAGAAATGTATAAATACCAAATTAAAATTCTGaacttaaaaaaaaaatt from Lathyrus oleraceus cultivar Zhongwan6 unplaced genomic scaffold, CAAS_Psat_ZW6_1.0 chrUn0701, whole genome shotgun sequence harbors:
- the LOC127114843 gene encoding cation/H(+) antiporter 15: MEMANYACYNVSFSPSNNIWMADDIMIKHVPLLCLQIAYDILVSRLFYFVLKPLHVPLIIAQVLAGFTLSPSLLGNFEWVFSLFYSQYGILAVETFANLGIMYYVFLSGLEMNSDTILRSRKKGTSIAIAGIVTPMLFGVGFLALQQKLIDKNDVFAQTPKENQGEAYLFWCLALSVTGFPVLARILANLKLLYTKLGKDALTAAMLTDAYGWVMFTLLIPYSTRGGKPYLSVISTLMFIVFCFAVVRPILTPIIEHRTSMNTWRKSHLLDVLTGVCICSYITDSLGTHPIVGAFVFGLILPHGKFADVVLELSADFVSEILCPVYFAGFGFRLNLPFLLKQKNAGLMFLVMLLLCIPKVLSSVIVTFFFGMPARDGVAIGLLLNTKGIMAVILLNIAWDKRILDPYTFMVMMLAIIVMTVMVSPLINAIYKPKFRFMQSQLRTVQKLRFDVELRIVACVHNAKHANNMIHVIEATNATRLSPIHVSVAHLVQLTRHGTAILVSQMDNSNSTIGGAEATNYGSQLEFESITNAFEKLVEQYNAIRFDISSVVSSYTTIHEDIYNVAEEKRASLILLPFHKDYSTIEDAPEIIHNEHCEINKNVLQKAPCSVGIFVDRGLGSLLEIKLRIIMIFIGGPDDREALSIAWRMAGHPGTQLHVVRINLLGKAAEETKLKMEKSKSRHGMLSTVIDNVMQKELDEECIISFRHKAVNNNDSILYSEKEVHSNTGEEIPTLLNDIDKPGYDLYIVGQGSGKNSVIFSRLLEWCDHPELGVIGDILASTSFGTQSSVLIVQQYLVGRKRVMRKCHEVKTGTENL